One Vicia villosa cultivar HV-30 ecotype Madison, WI linkage group LG5, Vvil1.0, whole genome shotgun sequence genomic window, tttgattttgaatcAAACAGATTTGTTacttttttattgaaaatatttaaaagatttgttatTTATCCGTATAAAAGCGTATATATTGGAAATTGGTTTTTAACTTTTTTCGGTTACATAGTATTCCTTAtgtaaaaatatataaacaaatttcTATATTTTCTTATAAACTATAAGTAGAAAaggctatttttattttatttaattattgtttaataggatatattttttaaacattgatagacacatatttttatataataatataaattaatatatagaTATGTATTGTGTCGGTTTAGGAATTGAGTTATTTTGATTAGTATTGAAACCAAACAAAATCTATATATCTATCTATATATCTTACTCATCCCATGCCATAATATTAAGAGCATGCATGGATGCTAGTGCAGAGAGAGATATATAAACGTAAGAAATGTGGAGTGTCTTATAGAAAACAAAAACATAGCTCTCTCTTCTCTATTAACTTTTGCTCAAGTTGTAGCTGCTGTCTGGTCATGGTGTTGAGGTCTGCGTCTGCTTAGGAGGCAGGGTGGAATAAGGTGGGGAGAAACGCGCATAGGAGGGATGTAGTGGAGATATGGGATGTCGCTGGGGTGGTTACAGAAAGGAATCGGTTGCGGATGCTACGATAACGACGTTCTTTTTTACGGAGTTTGGTTTGAAGTGGAAGGCTAGAGATTTGTTGTTTGAGTTTAAAGATTTGGGGGAGGTCGATgaagtcgttattcctccaagaAAGGACAAACGTGGGAGGAGATATTGTTTCGTTCGTTTTCTAAATGTAAAAGACGTGAATTTGATGGCTACCAAATTGGATAGTATGGTTTTAGATGGTAGAAAATTATTTGCGAACTTGCCAAGATTCCAGCGATCGAGAAGGGAGTCTGAAGATCAGGGAGGGAAGTTTGTCAAGGCAAGAAGAGAGTTCGCGGGTGATTCTAAAGAAGGAGGATCTTCTGGTCACTGTGCTAGGGCATGGGTGGACAAGAGGTCTTTTGTGGATGTTATCAAAAACAAAAGTGCTACTGATGCAAGGGTGTCCGAAGATTGTGGGATTAATATTGTTGTCTATTCTAGTTCAAAAGAGGAGCTGGAGCGATATAACAAGGCATATATAGGTGTTGTAAAGGAGTCTGGGAGTGTTTTGAACTTAAAGAAGACTTTTCATGAAGAAGGATTATTCACTATCAGGGTTACTGTGTTAGGCCCTAACTTGTGTTTATTGGAGGACTTGGTGATGGGTGATGTTGAGGTGTTTATAGAGGAGCGCAGAGAGTGGTGGGAAGCGTTGTTCAGCTCTATTAAACCGTGGAGCTCTAAGGATGTGGATGCGGAGAGGTTTCTGTGGCTGCGTATATCCGGTATACCATGTCATGTTTGGAGTGAGATTTTTTTCAAAAGGCTC contains:
- the LOC131604238 gene encoding uncharacterized protein LOC131604238, coding for MGCRWGGYRKESVADATITTFFFTEFGLKWKARDLLFEFKDLGEVDEVVIPPRKDKRGRRYCFVRFLNVKDVNLMATKLDSMVLDGRKLFANLPRFQRSRRESEDQGGKFVKARREFAGDSKEGGSSGHCARAWVDKRSFVDVIKNKSATDARVSEDCGINIVVYSSSKEELERYNKAYIGVVKESGSVLNLKKTFHEEGLFTIRVTVLGPNLCLLEDLVMGDVEVFIEERREWWEALFSSIKPWSSKDVDAERFLWLRISGIPCHVWSEIFFKRLVDSCGVYISCDEIMEARLCMDEARILIKSGRMEHINVKIKAVIDGVSFSISLREDPSLKKVAVGCSSIDDVVSESSVSTFGADTDEMYGEVDRTGMEEAVTVGCSEPVLEKVQVENIVHKISPSDSSVDCSFFSRFEGDKLDRGGKVAGDSFHHKDLHGMVNPFQNH